Proteins from one Juglans microcarpa x Juglans regia isolate MS1-56 chromosome 6S, Jm3101_v1.0, whole genome shotgun sequence genomic window:
- the LOC121236841 gene encoding BTB/POZ and TAZ domain-containing protein 2-like isoform X2 codes for MEQFIKVRFGDAPCDSFSVDVDDNGKLGIDILGLRTKILSRLKLPPDADLVLTYYDLEGDVVALHEDGDLHAVMERRPEFLSICVQMRLKKKKRRRRQEEDQTTYLKLSEAMECLEHICTRGCTIVRPYDMEPTKMKGPCSKFSTCKGVQLLIHHFAMCKKRVNDGCLRCKRLWQLLRLHSSICDRPDSCRVPLCRKKRDYIIRILQ; via the exons ATGGAGCAGTTTATCAAG GTTAGATTTGGAGATGCTCCTTGCGACTCGTTTAGTGTGGATGTTGATGACAATGGAAAATTGGGGATTGACATATTGGGTTTAAGGACAAAGATCCTCAGTCGCTTAAAATTACCTCCTGATGCTGATCTTGTCCTGACATATTATGATCTAGAAGGTGATGTGGTAGCACTTCATGAAGATGGTGATCTGCATGCAGTGATGGAAAGGCGTCCGGAATTTTTGAGCATCTGTGTACAAATGAGgcttaaaaagaagaagagaagaagaaggcagGAGGAGGACCAGAcaacatatttaaaactcaGTGAGGCAATGGAGTGTTTAGAACACATATGCACAAGAGGGTGCACAATTGTTAGGCCGTATGACATGGAGCCAACTAAAATGAAGGGACCCTGTAGCAAGTTCTCCACATGTAAAGGTGTCCAGCTCTTGATTCATCATTTTGCCATGTGTAAGAAGAGGGTAAATGACGGGTGCTTAAGATGCAAGCGGTTGTGGCAGCTTCTAAGATTGCACTCATCAATCTGTGACCGGCCTGATTCGTGCAGAGTTCCTCTTTGCAG GAAAAAAAGGGACTACATAATCCGAATATTACAATAG
- the LOC121236842 gene encoding serine/threonine-protein kinase STY13-like isoform X2, with protein sequence MESGSRFYTADEFKLDAKWLIDPKHLFVGPRIGEGAHAKVYEGKYKNQTVAIKIVHKGETPEEISKREVRFAREVAMLSRVQHKNLVKFTGACKEPVMVIVTELLLGGTLRKYLLNIRPRCLDRRVAVGFALDIARAMECLHSHGIIHRDLKPENLLLTADHKTVKLADFGLAREETLTEMMTAETGTYRWMAPELYSTVTLRQGEKKHYNHKVDAYSFAIVLWELLHNKLPFEGMSNLQAAYAAAFKNTRPSADDLPEELARILTSCWQEDPNARPNFSQIIQMLLNYLYTISPPEPSIPPRIFMSENTVLPPESPGTSSLMAVCDDTGDTPKGKMEDKPKGFFFCFSQCY encoded by the exons ATGGAATCTGGAAGTAGGTTCTATACAGCTGATGAGTTCAAATTGGATGCAAAATGGCTTATTGATCCCAAACATTTATTTGTTGGGCCTAGAATTGGAGAGGGAGCTCATGCCAAAGTGTACGAGGGAAA ATACAAAAACCAGACTGTTGCCATTAAAATTGTTCACAAAGGAGAGACTCCAGAAGAGATTTCCAAGAGAGAAGTACGGTTTGCAAGAGAAGTTGCAATGTTGTCCAGAGTTCAGCATAAAAACCTAGTGAAG TTTACTGGTGCTTGCAAGGAGCCTGTAATGGTGATAGTTACCGAGCTTTTATTGGGAGGGACATTACGTAAATACTTGCTGAACATACGGCCTAGGTGCTTGGACAGACGTGTTGCTGTTGGATTTGCACTTGATATTGCTCGTGCAATGGAATGCTTGCACTCTCATGGGATCATACACCGTGATTTGAAACCTG AAAATTTACTCCTGACTGCAGACCATAAAACAGTTAAACTAGCAGACTTTGGTTTAGCAAGAGAAGAGACATTAACAGAGATGATGACTGCTGAAACGGGAACATATCGTTGGATGGCTCCAGAG TTGTACAGTACTGTTACCTTAAGGCAAGGAGAGAAAAAGCATTATAACCATAAAGTGGATGCCTATAGCTTTGCAATTGTTTTGTGGGAGCTCTTACACAACAAATTGCCTTTCGAGGGAATGTCAAATCTCCAGGCCGCATATGCAGCTGCTTTTAAG AACACGAGGCCTAGTGCTGATGACCTCCCAGAGGAACTGGCTAGGATTCTAACTTCATGCTGGCAGGAGGACCCAAATGCTCGGCCCAATTTCAGCCAAATAATTCAAATGCTACTTAACTATCTTTACACCATTTCTCCTCCAGAACCCTCAATTCCTCCTCGGATTTTCATGTCTGAAAACACTGTTTTGCCACCTGAGTCTCCTGGCACAAGCTCTTTGATGGCGGTGTGCGATGACACAGGGGACACACCtaaaggaaaaatggaagacaagCCAAAGggtttcttcttctgcttcagCCAGTGTTATTAA
- the LOC121236842 gene encoding serine/threonine-protein kinase STY13-like isoform X1, with the protein MESGSRFYTADEFKLDAKWLIDPKHLFVGPRIGEGAHAKVYEGNKYLTLLFGPWALFRYKNQTVAIKIVHKGETPEEISKREVRFAREVAMLSRVQHKNLVKFTGACKEPVMVIVTELLLGGTLRKYLLNIRPRCLDRRVAVGFALDIARAMECLHSHGIIHRDLKPENLLLTADHKTVKLADFGLAREETLTEMMTAETGTYRWMAPELYSTVTLRQGEKKHYNHKVDAYSFAIVLWELLHNKLPFEGMSNLQAAYAAAFKNTRPSADDLPEELARILTSCWQEDPNARPNFSQIIQMLLNYLYTISPPEPSIPPRIFMSENTVLPPESPGTSSLMAVCDDTGDTPKGKMEDKPKGFFFCFSQCY; encoded by the exons ATGGAATCTGGAAGTAGGTTCTATACAGCTGATGAGTTCAAATTGGATGCAAAATGGCTTATTGATCCCAAACATTTATTTGTTGGGCCTAGAATTGGAGAGGGAGCTCATGCCAAAGTGTACGAGGGAAA CAAGTATCTCACTCTACTTTTTGGTCCTTGGGCTCTCTTCAGATACAAAAACCAGACTGTTGCCATTAAAATTGTTCACAAAGGAGAGACTCCAGAAGAGATTTCCAAGAGAGAAGTACGGTTTGCAAGAGAAGTTGCAATGTTGTCCAGAGTTCAGCATAAAAACCTAGTGAAG TTTACTGGTGCTTGCAAGGAGCCTGTAATGGTGATAGTTACCGAGCTTTTATTGGGAGGGACATTACGTAAATACTTGCTGAACATACGGCCTAGGTGCTTGGACAGACGTGTTGCTGTTGGATTTGCACTTGATATTGCTCGTGCAATGGAATGCTTGCACTCTCATGGGATCATACACCGTGATTTGAAACCTG AAAATTTACTCCTGACTGCAGACCATAAAACAGTTAAACTAGCAGACTTTGGTTTAGCAAGAGAAGAGACATTAACAGAGATGATGACTGCTGAAACGGGAACATATCGTTGGATGGCTCCAGAG TTGTACAGTACTGTTACCTTAAGGCAAGGAGAGAAAAAGCATTATAACCATAAAGTGGATGCCTATAGCTTTGCAATTGTTTTGTGGGAGCTCTTACACAACAAATTGCCTTTCGAGGGAATGTCAAATCTCCAGGCCGCATATGCAGCTGCTTTTAAG AACACGAGGCCTAGTGCTGATGACCTCCCAGAGGAACTGGCTAGGATTCTAACTTCATGCTGGCAGGAGGACCCAAATGCTCGGCCCAATTTCAGCCAAATAATTCAAATGCTACTTAACTATCTTTACACCATTTCTCCTCCAGAACCCTCAATTCCTCCTCGGATTTTCATGTCTGAAAACACTGTTTTGCCACCTGAGTCTCCTGGCACAAGCTCTTTGATGGCGGTGTGCGATGACACAGGGGACACACCtaaaggaaaaatggaagacaagCCAAAGggtttcttcttctgcttcagCCAGTGTTATTAA
- the LOC121236841 gene encoding BTB/POZ and TAZ domain-containing protein 2-like isoform X1: MEQFIKVRFGDAPCDSFSVDVDDNGKLGIDILGLRTKILSRLKLPPDADLVLTYYDLEGDVVALHEDGDLHAVMERRPEFLSICVQMRLKKKKRRRRQEEDQTTYLKLSEAMECLEHICTRGCTIVRPYDMEPTKMKGPCSKFSTCKGVQLLIHHFAMCKKRVNDGCLRCKRLWQLLRLHSSICDRPDSCRVPLCRQFKLRMQQEEKKDDARWKLLTRKVLKAKIILSLISAPLEN; this comes from the exons ATGGAGCAGTTTATCAAG GTTAGATTTGGAGATGCTCCTTGCGACTCGTTTAGTGTGGATGTTGATGACAATGGAAAATTGGGGATTGACATATTGGGTTTAAGGACAAAGATCCTCAGTCGCTTAAAATTACCTCCTGATGCTGATCTTGTCCTGACATATTATGATCTAGAAGGTGATGTGGTAGCACTTCATGAAGATGGTGATCTGCATGCAGTGATGGAAAGGCGTCCGGAATTTTTGAGCATCTGTGTACAAATGAGgcttaaaaagaagaagagaagaagaaggcagGAGGAGGACCAGAcaacatatttaaaactcaGTGAGGCAATGGAGTGTTTAGAACACATATGCACAAGAGGGTGCACAATTGTTAGGCCGTATGACATGGAGCCAACTAAAATGAAGGGACCCTGTAGCAAGTTCTCCACATGTAAAGGTGTCCAGCTCTTGATTCATCATTTTGCCATGTGTAAGAAGAGGGTAAATGACGGGTGCTTAAGATGCAAGCGGTTGTGGCAGCTTCTAAGATTGCACTCATCAATCTGTGACCGGCCTGATTCGTGCAGAGTTCCTCTTTGCAG GCAGTTTAAGTTGAGAATGCAGCAGGAGGAAAAGAAGGATGATGCAAGGTGGAAGTTGCTGACCCGGAAAGTTTTGAAGGCCAAAATCATATTATCCCTTATCTCTGCCCCATTGGAAAATTGA